The following coding sequences lie in one Oscillatoria sp. FACHB-1406 genomic window:
- a CDS encoding DNA-3-methyladenine glycosylase: protein MSFLNRLAVEVAPDLIGCTLVRTMPDGTTFEGLIVETEAYDPGDPAMHAYRRKTARNQAMFLPAGYAYVYLIYGCYHCLNIVTDRADIPSAVLIRALQLETLPPWIEVPSLKQRPRMAAGPGKLCKALHIDLSLNSTVVRPGEPLSLKPRAPQFQQQLVAGTLALVQTTRIGLTKGVELPWRWYLAGCPAVSKSQSR, encoded by the coding sequence ATGTCTTTTCTCAATCGTCTCGCTGTGGAAGTTGCGCCGGATTTAATCGGCTGCACCTTAGTTCGTACTATGCCTGACGGTACGACCTTCGAGGGACTGATTGTTGAAACAGAAGCCTACGACCCCGGCGACCCAGCAATGCACGCCTACCGCCGCAAAACAGCGCGCAATCAAGCGATGTTTCTGCCTGCCGGTTACGCTTACGTTTATCTCATTTACGGCTGCTACCACTGCCTTAATATTGTTACCGATCGCGCTGATATTCCCAGTGCCGTGCTAATTCGCGCGCTGCAACTCGAAACTTTGCCTCCCTGGATTGAAGTGCCAAGCTTAAAACAGCGTCCTCGCATGGCTGCCGGCCCGGGAAAACTTTGTAAAGCCCTGCACATCGATCTCTCCTTGAATAGTACAGTCGTGCGACCGGGAGAACCCCTCAGTTTGAAACCGCGCGCGCCGCAGTTTCAGCAACAGTTAGTCGCTGGTACGCTTGCCCTAGTGCAAACCACTCGGATTGGGTTGACCAAAGGAGTCGAACTGCCTTGGCGTTGGTATTTAGCAGGCTGTCCCGCCGTCTCGAAGTCGCAAAGCCGTTAG